A single genomic interval of Helianthus annuus cultivar XRQ/B chromosome 6, HanXRQr2.0-SUNRISE, whole genome shotgun sequence harbors:
- the LOC110864559 gene encoding glycine-rich cell wall structural protein, with amino-acid sequence MQVTNNSHSVSFNMDVHKLSSVVFLVLLGLGICVASRALFTIEEGIPYIHGGLTGGGGGGGGSGGGGGYGVGGEHGAGYGGGAGKGGGAGYGGGVAGGGGGGGGSGGGGGGGGAEGAGYGAGEGGGSGGGHGAASGYGGGAAGGGGGGGGTGGGGGGGADGGGYGGGEGGGSGAGHGGATGYGGGAAGGGGGGGGIGGGGGGAHGGGYGGGEGGGIGGGYGGAGGIGGGGGGGHGGGGGGGASIGGAEGTGGGAGYGAGEGGGSGGGHGGAAGYGGGAAGGGGGGGGTGGGGGGGGGAEGAGYGGGEGGGSGAGHGGASGYGGGAAGGGGGGGGHGGGGGIGGGSGGAHGGGYGGGEGGGIGGGYGSAGGVGGGGGGGHGGGGGGGAGIGGAGGSGYGSGGGAGAGGGAGGSYGGYTGGGGGGGSGGGGGGGGGLGEHGVGSGSGSGEGGGHGGYIP; translated from the coding sequence ATGCAGGTTACAAACAACTCACACTCAGTTTCATTTAATATGGATGTTCACAAACTATCAAGTGTGGTTTTCTTAGTGTTATTAGGTTTAGGCATTTGTGTGGCTAGCAGAGCTCTCTTCACTATTGAAGAGGGCATTCCCTACATTCATGGTGGTTTAacaggaggtggtggtggtggagggggtagtggcggtggtggtggttatgGGGTTGGAGGAGAACATGGAGCCGGATATGGAGGTGGTGCCGGTAAAGGTGGTGGAGCAGGGTATGGTGGTGGAGTGGCAGgaggtggaggaggaggtggtggtagtggaggaggtggtggaggaggaggagcaGAGGGTGCAGGCTATGGTGCAGGTGAAGGAGGTGGGAGTGGTGGTGGGCATGGCGCTGCAAGTGGTTATGGTGGTGGAGCGGCAGGAGGTGGAGGGGGTGGTGGTGGTACGGGAGGAGGTGGCGGAGGAGGAGCCGACGGTGGAGGTTATGGTGGAGGTGAAGGAGGTGGGAGTGGTGCTGGACATGGTGGAGCAACTGGTTATGGTGGTGGTGCGGCTGGAGGTGGGGGCGGAGGTGGTGGtattggaggaggtggtggaggcGCACATGGTGGGGGTTATGGTGGAGGAGAAGGAGGTGGGATTGGTGGTGGATATGGTGGTGCTGGAGGAATTGGTGGAGGAGGCGGAGGTGGACatggtggcggcggcggaggaGGAGCTAGCATAGGAGGAGCCGAGGGAACTGGCGGGGGTGCAGGATATGGGGCAGGTGAAGGAGGTGGGAGTGGTGGTGGACATGGCGGTGCAGCAGGTTATGGTGGTGGAGCGGCTGGAGGTGGAGGGGGAGGTGGTGGTActggaggaggtggtggaggaggaggaggagcgGAGGGTGCAGGTTATGGTGGAGGCGAAGGAGGTGGGAGTGGTGCTGGACATGGTGGAGCGTCTGGGTATGGTGGTGGAGCAGCTGGAGGTGGGGGCGGAGGTGGTGGACACGGAGGAGGTGGTGGTATTGGAGGAGGTAGTGGAGGGGCACATGGTGGGGGTTATGGTGGAGGAGAAGGGGGTGGGATTGGTGGTGGATATGGTAGTGCTGGAGGAGTCggtggaggaggtggaggtggacaTGGTGGCGGTGGCGGCGGAGGAGCTGGTATAGGAGGAGCAGGGGGGAGCGGATATGGTAGTGGAGGGGGTGCTGGTGCAGGTGGGGGTGCTGGAGGGTCATACGGCGGATACACTGGTggaggcggtggtggtggttcaggaggcggtggtggtggcggtggtggtttaGGTGAGCATGGAGTTGGTAGTGGAAGTGGGAGTGGTGAAGGTGGTGGACATGGTGGCTATATCCCTTGA